CACCCACCCCGGGAGGCATCGAGGACCTCCCCGGGGACCTCAGAGTCGAGGCCCCCGACGTCCCACCAGGATGTCGGGGGCCTCGCCCTTTCTCTCGTGACCGCTGGAGCACCCGCCCCGGCACGACCCCCGGAGAACCCCTCCCATGTGGACCCAGACCATCGACCCTCTCGGCAATCTCGCGCTCTCCGCCCTGGTCGCCGCCCTCCCCATCATCGTGTTCCTCCTGCTCATGGTGGTGTTCAAGCTCTCGGGAGTCATCTCGGGACTGATCGCCCTGGCCGTCGAGGTGGCCGTGGCGCTGTTCGCCTACGGCATGCCCGCCACCGCCGTCGGCGGTGCCGGCCTCTCCGGCCTGCTCACCGCCCTGTGGCCCATTGCCTACATCATCGTCATGGCCGTGTGGCTGTACCGCCTGGCAGTGCTCTCCGGACGCTTCGACGTCATCCGTGACTCCATCGGCGCGATCTCCGCCGACCAGCGCATCCAGGTGCTCTTGATCAGCTTCTCCTTCGGCGCCTTCCTCGAGGGCGTCGCCGGCTTCGGCGTCCCGATCGCGATCTGCGCCGCCCTGCTCGTCCAGCTCGGCTTCGCCCCGATGCGCGCCGCTGTGCTGTCCCTCATCGCCAACGTCGGCGCCGGCGCCTACGGCGCGATCGGCATCCCCGTGCTCGTCGGCGCCCAGGTGACCGGCCTCGAGGTCACCGAGCTGTCTCGCGCCATGGTCATCATGCTGCAGCCGCTGACGCTGCTGGTGCCCTTCCTGCTCGTCATCGTCATGGACGGCCTGCGCGGCCTGCGCGAGACCTGGCCCATCGCCCTCGCCGTCTCCCTCGTCTTCAGCGGCGTCCAGGCCGGGGTGCTGTGGTTCCTCGGCCCGGAGCTCGCCGACATCGCCGCGGGTCTCGCCGGCATGGTCGCCGTGTTCGCCGTCTCCCGCGCCTGGTCCCCGCGCCACGTCTACCGCGAGGGCGACGCCCCGGTCCCCGAGGCCACCCACCACAGCTTCAACGAGGTCGTGGTCGCCTGGAGTCCGTTCTACATCCTCTCCAGCTTCATCCTGCTGTGGTCCCTTCCGCCGGTGAAGGAGCTGTTCACCACCGGCGCGCTCGGGTTCACCACGATCCCCGTCCTGCTGCCGGGCCTGACCGGGCAGATCGCCCGCGCCGACGGCAGCGTCGTCGAGGCCACCTGGAACCTCTCGCTCCTCGGCGCGACCGGCACCGCGATCCTCCTGTCGGTGATCGTCTCCTTCCTCACCACCCCGCAGGTGAACCTGCGCCAGCTGCTGGACGAGCTGGTCGGGACCGTGAAGAGCCTCGGCGGCGCGATCATCCTCATCGCCGTGATCCTGGTGCTCGCCAACATCGCCAACCACTCCGGCGGCTCGGCGACCATGGGCTCCGCGCTCGCCGCCGTCGGCCCGATCTTCCCGCTGATCGCCCCGATCATCGGCTGGATCGGCGTGTTCCTCACCGGCTCGGTGGTCAACAACAACACCCTGTTCGCCCCGCTCCAGCAGGCCACCGCTCAGGGCATCGGCGTGGACTCGGCCGTGCTGGTCGGCGCCAACACCGCCGGCGGCACCACCGCCAAGGTCATCTCCCCCCAGTCGATCGCGATCGCCGCGGGCGCTGTGGGCCTGTCCGGCCGCGAGGGCGAGATCACCCGCAAGGCGATCGGTCCGAGCCTCGGGATGCTGGCCGTCATCTGCGTGTGGACCCTGGTGCTCACGCTCGTGGTCTGAGCCGCCCGGGCCGCTCGGCCCGACACCACCATCACCGCGACCTGCACCCCGGGGAGATCCTCCCCGGGGTGTACGTCTGCCCCGATCAGGACTACTCTGCCTCACCTGGACCGATGCTCACCGTGGAGCGCGGTCCGCAGGATCCCGGCTCACGACGACGTGCGGAGGACCTATGAATCCCGAGACCATCACGCTCTCCTCCGGCAGCATGATCACCGTCGCGGTGGTCGTGGTGATCGCCCTGATCGCGGTGGCGATGGCGCTGCGATTCCGCGCCGAGGTGCTGCGCGCCCGCACCGGCACCGACGCCATGAACCAGGTCGCGGAGGCCGTGCAGGAGGGCGCCGCCGCGTACCTGCGCCGTCAGCTGCGCACCCTGGGGGTCTTCGCCGTCGTCGCCTTCGTGCTCCTGCTGCTCCTGCCCGCGCACGGCGCCGCGGGCACCGAGGGGATGCTGCTGCGCGCGGCCCGCTCGATCGCCTTCCTCGTCGGCGCCGCGTTCTCGGGCACCATCGGCTACCTCGGCATGTGGCTCGCCGTCCGCGCGAACGTGCGCGTCGCCGCCGCGGCCGAGGAGAGCGGACGCGATCCCGCGATGCTCATCGCGGTGCGCACCGGAGCGTGCGTGGGCATGGCGACGATCGGGCTCGGCCTGCTCGGCGCCGGGATCGTGGTGCTGGTCTTCCGCGCGAACGCGCCGCTGGTCCTCGAGGGCTTCGGGTTCGGGGCGGCGCTGGTGGCGATGTTCATGAGGGTCGGCGGCGGCATCTTCACCAAGGCGGCCGACGTCGGCGCGGACCTGGTGGGCAAGGTCGAGCAGAACATCCCCGAGGACGATCCCCGCAACGCCGCGACCATCGCCGACAACGTCGGCGACAACGTGGGCGACTGCGCCGGCATGGCCGCAGACCTCTTCGAGTCCTACGCCGTCACCCTGGTCGCCGCGCTCATCCTGGGCCGCGCCGCCTTCGGCGAGGCCGGGCTCGTGTTCCCGCTCGTCGTGCCCGCCACCGGCGTGGTCACCGCGCTCATCGGCATCTACCTCACCTCCCCGAAGGCCGGGGTGAGCGCGCTGAAGATCATCCGCCGCGCCTTCCTGCTCTCCGCGATCCTCTCCGCGGTGATGTGCACGATCGCCGCGTTCGTCCACCTGCCCGGCAGCTTCGCCGAGCTCGGCATCGAGAACACCACCGCCGCGATCGACGACCCGCGGATCATCGCCTCCGCCTCCGTGGTCATCGGCATCGTCCTCGGCGTGCTGATCCTGAACCTCACCGGCCACTACACCGCCACCGAGGACCGGCCCGTGCGCGGGGTCGCCGGCTCCTCCCGCACCGGCGCCGCCACCGTGATCCTCTCCGGCTTCGCCCTCGGCCTCGAGTCTGCCGTGTTCACGGCGCTCGTGATCGCCGCCGCCGTGTTCGGCGCATTCCTGCTCGGCGGCGCCGGCGTCACCGGACTGTTCGCGATCGCGCTCGCCGGCTGCGGCCTGCTCACCACCGTCGGCGTCATCGTCGCGATGGACACCTTCGGCCCGGTCACCGACAACGCCCAGGGCATCGCCGAGATGTCCGGGGACGTGGACGAGGAGGGCGCCCAGGTCCTCACCGAGCTCGACGCCGTCGGCAACACCACCAAGGCCATCACCAAGGGCATCGCGATCGCCACCGCCGTCCTCGCCGCGACCGCCCTGTTCGGCTCCTACACCGACGCGATCCACGGCGTGCTCGGCGACGGCTACCAGACGTTCCTCGACCAGGCCGTCGTGTTCGCGCCGCAGACCCTCGTCGGCGTCATCGTCGGCGGCTCGGTCGTGTTCCTGTTCTCCGGCCTCGCGATCCGCGCCGTCGGCCGTGCCGCCGGCGCTGTCGTGATGGAGGTGCGCCGCCAGTTCCGCGAGATCCCCGGGATCATGGAGGGCACCGGCAAGCCCGAGTACGGCCGGGTCGTCGACATCGTCACCCGCGACTCCCTGCGCGAGCTGGCCACCCCGGGCCTGCTCGCCGTCGCCTCCCCGATCGCGGTCGGCTTCGGCCTCGGCGCACCGGCGCTCGCCGGCTACCTCGCCGGGGCCATCGCCACTGGCGTGCTCATGGCGATCATGCTCGCCAACTCCGGCGGGGCCTGGGACAACACCAAGAAGATGGTCGAGGACGGGGTCCACGGCGGCAAGGGCTCGCCCGCCCACGAGGCGACCGTCGTCGCCGACACCGTCGGCGACCCGTTCAAGGACACCGCCGGCCCGGCGATCAACCCGCTGCTGAAGGTGATGAACCTCGTCGCCGTGCTCATCGCCCCGGCGGTGGTGGGGATGTCGGCGCTGAGCGGCGACCCGAACCCGCTGCGCTTCGCGATCGCGGGGGTCGCCCTGCTCGCGATCGCGGTGGCCGTATGGTTCTCCCTCGGCCGCGACGTGGACCTGGGGGAGGAGCCCGTCGAGGAGCGGGCCGTGCAGGAGGACGCCGCGGAGGGGTGAGCGTCAGCCGGTCGGGCTCTCCACCCGCAGCTCCGCGAAGCGGCTGCGATGGAAGACCATCGGCTCGGCGTCCGAGACGCTGTCGATGCTGAGCACCTCCAGCAGCACCATGTCGTGATCGCCCGCGCGCATCTGGTCGTGCACCCGCACGGTCATCCACGCCGGGGCCCCGGTGAGCACGAGCGCGCCGCCCTCGTCGACCTCGACGTCGACCCCGTCGAAGCGACGCTCGCGGTCCTTCCCCGACAGCTGGCGGGTGATGGACATCTGCTCCTTGCCGAGCACCGTCACGCCCAGATGACCGTGCTCGCGCAGCGCCGGCCAGGTCTGGGAGGTGTGCTGCACGGCCACGGACACCAGCGGCGGGTCCAGGGACACCCCGACGGTGAAGGTCGAGGCGACCAGCCCGTGGTAGAGCCCGTCGATCTCGGCCCCGATCAGCACCACGCCCTGGGGGAAGTGGGAGAAGGCCTCACGGAGAGCGATGTCGGTCAGCATGGAATTCACTCTAGGACCCCGGTGCCCGCAGATGCCGGGACGGTCCCCGATCTGGGACCGCGCCGTCACAGGCCGTCATCCGCGCCATGCGCCGTCATCGGGAGCGACCGCGGGGTGCTCCGCGAAGTGAGCTGTGCCGAGGGCTCACTCGTCCTCGATGACGACCTCGCTCGGCGTCGAGTGGCGCAGGAAGCACGAGCCGATCAGGCCCACGAGCGCGATCCCGCCGGAGACCAGGAAGGCGACGTCCACGCCGTGGATCGGCCCCTCGGGCCCGAACTCGGCCGGATCCTTCGCCGCGACGGTCATCACC
This genomic interval from Brachybacterium aquaticum contains the following:
- a CDS encoding L-lactate permease, which produces MWTQTIDPLGNLALSALVAALPIIVFLLLMVVFKLSGVISGLIALAVEVAVALFAYGMPATAVGGAGLSGLLTALWPIAYIIVMAVWLYRLAVLSGRFDVIRDSIGAISADQRIQVLLISFSFGAFLEGVAGFGVPIAICAALLVQLGFAPMRAAVLSLIANVGAGAYGAIGIPVLVGAQVTGLEVTELSRAMVIMLQPLTLLVPFLLVIVMDGLRGLRETWPIALAVSLVFSGVQAGVLWFLGPELADIAAGLAGMVAVFAVSRAWSPRHVYREGDAPVPEATHHSFNEVVVAWSPFYILSSFILLWSLPPVKELFTTGALGFTTIPVLLPGLTGQIARADGSVVEATWNLSLLGATGTAILLSVIVSFLTTPQVNLRQLLDELVGTVKSLGGAIILIAVILVLANIANHSGGSATMGSALAAVGPIFPLIAPIIGWIGVFLTGSVVNNNTLFAPLQQATAQGIGVDSAVLVGANTAGGTTAKVISPQSIAIAAGAVGLSGREGEITRKAIGPSLGMLAVICVWTLVLTLVV
- a CDS encoding sodium-translocating pyrophosphatase, whose translation is MNPETITLSSGSMITVAVVVVIALIAVAMALRFRAEVLRARTGTDAMNQVAEAVQEGAAAYLRRQLRTLGVFAVVAFVLLLLLPAHGAAGTEGMLLRAARSIAFLVGAAFSGTIGYLGMWLAVRANVRVAAAAEESGRDPAMLIAVRTGACVGMATIGLGLLGAGIVVLVFRANAPLVLEGFGFGAALVAMFMRVGGGIFTKAADVGADLVGKVEQNIPEDDPRNAATIADNVGDNVGDCAGMAADLFESYAVTLVAALILGRAAFGEAGLVFPLVVPATGVVTALIGIYLTSPKAGVSALKIIRRAFLLSAILSAVMCTIAAFVHLPGSFAELGIENTTAAIDDPRIIASASVVIGIVLGVLILNLTGHYTATEDRPVRGVAGSSRTGAATVILSGFALGLESAVFTALVIAAAVFGAFLLGGAGVTGLFAIALAGCGLLTTVGVIVAMDTFGPVTDNAQGIAEMSGDVDEEGAQVLTELDAVGNTTKAITKGIAIATAVLAATALFGSYTDAIHGVLGDGYQTFLDQAVVFAPQTLVGVIVGGSVVFLFSGLAIRAVGRAAGAVVMEVRRQFREIPGIMEGTGKPEYGRVVDIVTRDSLRELATPGLLAVASPIAVGFGLGAPALAGYLAGAIATGVLMAIMLANSGGAWDNTKKMVEDGVHGGKGSPAHEATVVADTVGDPFKDTAGPAINPLLKVMNLVAVLIAPAVVGMSALSGDPNPLRFAIAGVALLAIAVAVWFSLGRDVDLGEEPVEERAVQEDAAEG
- a CDS encoding flavin reductase family protein, translating into MLTDIALREAFSHFPQGVVLIGAEIDGLYHGLVASTFTVGVSLDPPLVSVAVQHTSQTWPALREHGHLGVTVLGKEQMSITRQLSGKDRERRFDGVDVEVDEGGALVLTGAPAWMTVRVHDQMRAGDHDMVLLEVLSIDSVSDAEPMVFHRSRFAELRVESPTG